The Vulgatibacter sp. genome window below encodes:
- a CDS encoding DoxX family protein: MLRRLLSTTNDSGPLIARLVLGFVMFPHGAQHALGWFGGYGFGGTFGWMTETLGFPTPLAALAIVTELIAPIALVLGIGGRYAALGIGGLMLGAASTHVQHGFFMNWFGAMPTGAEGYEYHLLALALSAVVAIKGSGAYSVDGRLFSGEVAVGSAATSIARAA; the protein is encoded by the coding sequence ATGTTGCGTAGGCTTCTCTCGACGACCAACGATTCCGGGCCCCTGATCGCCCGGCTCGTCCTCGGGTTCGTGATGTTCCCCCACGGCGCCCAGCATGCCCTCGGCTGGTTCGGCGGCTACGGATTCGGCGGGACCTTCGGCTGGATGACGGAGACGCTCGGCTTCCCCACTCCGCTGGCGGCGCTTGCGATCGTGACGGAGCTGATCGCGCCGATAGCCCTCGTGCTCGGGATCGGCGGGCGGTATGCCGCGCTGGGAATCGGCGGGCTCATGCTCGGCGCAGCGAGCACCCACGTGCAGCACGGCTTCTTCATGAATTGGTTCGGCGCGATGCCGACGGGCGCGGAGGGCTACGAGTACCACCTGCTCGCGCTCGCCCTCTCGGCAGTTGTCGCGATCAAGGGTAGCGGCGCCTACTCGGTCGATGGGCGCCTCTTCTCCGGAGAGGTAGCCGTCGGATCGGCCGCCACCAGCATCGCACGCGCGGCGTGA
- a CDS encoding ComEA family DNA-binding protein yields MVLARCAALAALLLGLAGFAGDAAAASRKGGELVGSLNLNTATAEQLALLPGVGPATARRIIEMRQKRPFQRPWEIIRVKGIGPAFFRKHKERLKVDGPTDLAWMEVRRGQTTLSAAR; encoded by the coding sequence ATGGTTCTCGCACGTTGCGCCGCGCTGGCGGCGCTGCTCCTCGGCCTGGCGGGCTTCGCCGGTGACGCTGCTGCAGCCTCCCGGAAGGGAGGCGAGCTCGTCGGCTCGCTCAACCTCAACACCGCCACCGCCGAGCAGCTCGCCCTGCTCCCCGGCGTCGGCCCCGCCACCGCGCGGCGGATCATCGAGATGCGGCAGAAACGGCCCTTCCAGCGTCCGTGGGAGATCATCCGGGTGAAGGGGATCGGGCCGGCGTTCTTCCGCAAGCACAAGGAGCGGCTCAAGGTGGACGGTCCCACCGACCTCGCCTGGATGGAGGTGCGGCGCGGGCAGACGACCCTCTCCGCCGCGCGCTGA